The following are encoded together in the Spirochaetota bacterium genome:
- a CDS encoding polymer-forming cytoskeletal protein codes for MVEQKEIIEDENKIGTVIANDIKFRGTLKFKSSLKIKGFFQGKVETEGTLIIGDEANVSAEISAAVVSISGKCQGKIKATKLIEIFEHSNMSGDIVTPDLYIENGAKFNGTCIMPK; via the coding sequence ATGGTTGAGCAAAAAGAAATTATTGAGGATGAAAATAAGATTGGTACTGTCATTGCAAATGATATAAAGTTTAGAGGGACATTAAAATTTAAATCTTCACTAAAAATAAAAGGCTTTTTCCAGGGTAAGGTTGAAACCGAAGGTACATTAATCATTGGCGACGAGGCAAATGTAAGTGCTGAAATATCAGCCGCTGTTGTGTCAATAAGTGGTAAATGCCAGGGAAAAATAAAAGCAACTAAGTTGATTGAAATATTTGAACACAGCAACATGTCAGGTGATATTGTAACACCAGATTTATATATTGAAAACGGTGCCAAATTTAACGGTACATGCATTATGCCAAAATAA
- a CDS encoding YlbF family regulator, with the protein MEEILQKANELGLMIKGSDIYKRYEELVKKIEADQNARNLLEEYIKVSEELYQKEASGGVIEVEEKRKLQDISQKVSESQLIKEFIATQTYYVNMMMQIQNAISNPKGDPIGPSKIIKPGQSGKIITGNF; encoded by the coding sequence ATGGAAGAAATATTGCAAAAAGCTAATGAATTAGGATTAATGATAAAAGGTTCAGATATTTATAAACGGTATGAGGAACTGGTCAAGAAAATAGAAGCCGATCAAAATGCTAGGAATTTGCTTGAAGAATATATAAAGGTAAGTGAAGAATTATATCAAAAGGAAGCCAGTGGTGGTGTAATAGAAGTTGAGGAAAAGAGAAAACTACAAGATATAAGTCAAAAAGTTTCTGAAAGCCAACTCATTAAGGAATTTATTGCAACACAAACATATTATGTTAATATGATGATGCAGATTCAGAATGCAATAAGTAATCCTAAAGGTGATCCAATTGGTCCCTCAAAAATAATAAAACCTGGGCAGAGTGGAAAAATTATTACAGGAAATTTTTAG